The DNA sequence CGACACCGGGCGCAGGCAGTCGTTCACGGACACGTCGCCCGCGTACGGCACTTCGAGCTGCTGGAGCACCGGGTCGGCCGGGCGGGTCGCGAAGACGTCGCCGGGCAGCAGCAGCACGGGCAGGTGGTTGATGGTCGCGAGCGCGGCGCCCGTGACCAGGTTGGTGGCGCCGGGGCCGATGGAGGTGGTGACGGCGTGGGTCGTCAGGCGCCCCGACTGCCGGGCGTGGCCGACGGCCGCGTGCACCATGGCCTGCTCGTTGCGCCCCTGGTGGAAGGGCATCTCGGTGCCGTGCTCCAGCAGGGCCTGGCCGATCCCGGCGACGTTGCCGTGGCCGAAGATGCCCCAGGTCGCGCCGATGAGGCGCTGCCGGGCGCCGTCCCGCTCGGTGAACTGCCGGGCCAGGAAGCGCACCAGGGCCTGGGCGGTGGTGAGCCGGACCGTGCCGCTCATCGGTATCCCTCCGTGTGGTCAGGGTGGAAGCAGATCTTCCATTCCCGCTCGTCCCCGGGTCCCGCCATGACGTTCAGGTAGTACATGGCGTGGCCCGGCTGGGCGACGGACGGGCCGTGCCAGCCGTCGGGGACGAGGACGGCGTCGCCGGAGCGCACTTCGGCGAGCACGTCGGTGCCGCCCTCGCGGGAGGGGGAGACCCGCTGGTAGCCGAAGCCGGACTCGCCCTCGATCTCGAAGTAGTAGATCTCCTCCAGCTCGGCCTCGACGCCGGGGCGGTGCTCGTCGTGCTTGTGCGGCGGGTACGACGACCAGTTGCCGCCGGGCGTGATGACCTCCACGGCGATCAGCCGGTCGCAGTCGAACGTGTCCGCCGCCGCGAAGTTGCGCACCTGCCGTGCGCAGGTGCCGCTGCCGCGGTGCTCGACGGGGACCTCCGGCGCGGGGCCGTAGCGGGCGGGGAGTCGGCGCTCGCACTTCGCTCCTGCCAGGGCGAAGCGGCCTCCCACGCCGGAGGCGATCTGGATGCGGGTATCGCGGGGAACGTAAGCGAAGTCACTCGCTCCGCTGAACACGCTCTCCCGGCCCAGGAGTTCGATGATCTCGCCCTCCGCGTGCACCGTACAGCCGCCGGTCAGCGGGAGCACGATCCATTCACTCTCCCCGGTGGCGAAGGAGTGCGACCCGCCGGGCGGCAGTTCGACGACGCGCAGACTGGAGTAGGTCCAGGCGGCGCGTTTCGGGTCGATGGCGAGGGCGTACGGGCCCTCGGCCGCGCTTCCCCTCGGTACGTGCGTCATGCGGGCCTCCTGTCGGGTGCGTACGTCACGGCTACAGCAGCCCGACGGCGGTGTCGACCGCGTCCGCCACGTCCCCGTCCACCGGGTACAGCAGCGTCCGCCCGGCCACCAGGCCGTACACGGTGGGCAACTGGAGCGCGCCGCGCCACTTCTCGAACACGGCGTCGGCGTCCTGGCTGCCCTGGCCGTACTTGCCGTTCTTGCCGTTCTTGCCGTCGCCGATGTCGCCGCCGAGCAGTACGGCGGGGAGCGTCGAGGTCTCCATGACGCGCGCCATGTCGTCCGGGTTCTCCGTCACGGGCACCTTCAACCAGGTGTACGCCGAGGTGCCGCCGAGGCCCGAGGCGATGGCGATGGACCGGGTGACCGCGTCCGCGCTCAGGTCGTTGCGGAGCCCTTCGGGTGATCTGCGGCACAGGAACGGCTCGATGAACACCGGCAGCTGACGCTCCGCCATCGCGTCCACCGCCCGCGCGGTCGAGTACAGCGTGGCGAGCGACCCGGGGTCGTCGTAGTCGACGCGCAGCAGCAGCTTGCCCGCGTCGAAGCCGAGCCGCTCCAGGTCCTCGGCGCGGTGGCCGGTGAACCGGTCGTCCAGCTCGAAGGCGGCGCCCGCGAGCCCGCCCCGGTTCATGGACCCCATCACGACCTTGCCGTCGAGCGCGCCGAGCAGCAGCAGGTCGTCGAGGATGTCGGCGGTGGCGAGCACGCCGTCGACGCCGGGCCGGGACAGCGCCAGGCACAGCCGCTGCAGGAGGTCGGCCCGGTCGGCCATGGCCAGCGGGTCCTTGCCGACCCCGAGCGCGCCGCGCGCCGGATGGTCCGCCGCGATGATCATCAACCGCCCGGAAGCCCCGACCAACGGCCGCCGCACCCGGCGGGCGGCGGCTTCGGCGATGGCTTCGGGGTGGTGCGCACGCGTACGCACGAGCGCGGAGACGTCGACGGAGGCCCCTGCGGCAGTGGAGGGGCTCACCGCACGGCCCCCGCTTCCAGCGCGGCCTCGACCTCGGTCTCGTACGGCATGGCCGAAGAGCACTCCAGGCGCGAAGCGACGATCGCCCCGGCCGCGTTCGCGTACCGGATCACCCGCGGGAGCTCCCACCCGGCGAGCAGCCCGTGGCACAGCGCCCCGCCGAACGCGTCGCCCGCCCCGAGCCCGTTGAGCACCGAGACCGGCAGCGGCGGAACCTCCGCCACCGCGCCCGACCTGTCCATCGCGAGCACGCCCTTCGGGCCCTGTTTGACCACGGCGAGCTCGACACCCGCCGCGAGCAGGGCCTCAGCGGCGGCGCGCGGCTCGCGGGCGCCGGTCGCGATCTCCACCTCGTCCACGTTGCCGACGGCGACGGTCGCGTGCCGCAACGCGGCCGCGTAGTGGGGGCGCGCCGCGTCCGGGTCGTGCCAGAACATGGGCCGCCAGTCGAGGTCGAACACGGTGGTCCCGGCGGCGGGGCGGGCCGCGAGCGCGGCCAGGGTCGCCGTCCGGCTCGGCTCCTCGCTGAGGCCGGTACCGGTCATCCAGAAGATCCGGGCCGCGGCGATCGCGCCGAGGTCGAGCTCCTCCGCGCGGATCTCCAGATCGGGGGCCTTGGGCTGCCGGTAGAAGTACAGCGGGAAGTCGTCGGGCGGGAACACCTCGCAGAAGGTGACCGGCGTCGGCAGCCCCGGCACCTCGGCGACCCACCGCTCGTCGACCCCGAACT is a window from the Streptomyces spectabilis genome containing:
- the iolB gene encoding 5-deoxy-glucuronate isomerase, whose amino-acid sequence is MTHVPRGSAAEGPYALAIDPKRAAWTYSSLRVVELPPGGSHSFATGESEWIVLPLTGGCTVHAEGEIIELLGRESVFSGASDFAYVPRDTRIQIASGVGGRFALAGAKCERRLPARYGPAPEVPVEHRGSGTCARQVRNFAAADTFDCDRLIAVEVITPGGNWSSYPPHKHDEHRPGVEAELEEIYYFEIEGESGFGYQRVSPSREGGTDVLAEVRSGDAVLVPDGWHGPSVAQPGHAMYYLNVMAGPGDEREWKICFHPDHTEGYR
- a CDS encoding Cgl0159 family (beta/alpha)8-fold protein; this encodes MSPSTAAGASVDVSALVRTRAHHPEAIAEAAARRVRRPLVGASGRLMIIAADHPARGALGVGKDPLAMADRADLLQRLCLALSRPGVDGVLATADILDDLLLLGALDGKVVMGSMNRGGLAGAAFELDDRFTGHRAEDLERLGFDAGKLLLRVDYDDPGSLATLYSTARAVDAMAERQLPVFIEPFLCRRSPEGLRNDLSADAVTRSIAIASGLGGTSAYTWLKVPVTENPDDMARVMETSTLPAVLLGGDIGDGKNGKNGKYGQGSQDADAVFEKWRGALQLPTVYGLVAGRTLLYPVDGDVADAVDTAVGLL
- the iolC gene encoding 5-dehydro-2-deoxygluconokinase — protein: MTDPHPDPHAGPGADPYDVITMGRIGVDLYPLQAGVPLSQVTTFGKFLGGSATNVAVAAARLGRRVGVVTRTGQDPFGEYLRGRLREFGVDERWVAEVPGLPTPVTFCEVFPPDDFPLYFYRQPKAPDLEIRAEELDLGAIAAARIFWMTGTGLSEEPSRTATLAALAARPAAGTTVFDLDWRPMFWHDPDAARPHYAAALRHATVAVGNVDEVEIATGAREPRAAAEALLAAGVELAVVKQGPKGVLAMDRSGAVAEVPPLPVSVLNGLGAGDAFGGALCHGLLAGWELPRVIRYANAAGAIVASRLECSSAMPYETEVEAALEAGAVR